The following are encoded in a window of Wolbachia endosymbiont (group B) of Hofmannophila pseudospretella genomic DNA:
- a CDS encoding RadC family protein encodes MNKSKEEIEFRILESKGKALLDREIMETFLSAVHERPQAQEIAKNLVNTYTGVGRILGREMDDLKVIEGVTDSAVAMIMCVKETLERVLREKLKSEPIMDLQGLVEYLNVSIGHSERECVKILYLNKRRQLIGEESYIGEMEKAPVYIKEITRKALMKNATSIIMSHNHPGGSLEPSEEDQAVTKSLAAACSTVSVKLFDHIIITSGGYFSFRENGLL; translated from the coding sequence ATGAATAAAAGTAAAGAAGAAATCGAATTCAGAATATTAGAAAGCAAAGGCAAAGCACTACTTGATCGTGAAATAATGGAAACGTTTCTAAGTGCAGTACATGAAAGGCCGCAAGCTCAAGAAATTGCTAAAAATCTGGTGAACACTTATACGGGAGTAGGAAGGATTTTAGGTAGAGAAATGGATGACCTGAAAGTTATAGAAGGAGTAACTGATTCTGCAGTAGCAATGATTATGTGTGTTAAGGAAACACTAGAAAGGGTACTGAGAGAAAAGCTCAAGAGTGAGCCAATAATGGACTTACAAGGGCTAGTAGAGTACTTAAACGTAAGTATAGGACACTCAGAAAGGGAATGTGTAAAAATACTGTACTTGAATAAAAGGCGCCAATTAATCGGAGAAGAATCCTATATTGGTGAAATGGAAAAAGCACCAGTATACATAAAGGAAATTACAAGAAAGGCATTAATGAAAAATGCAACATCAATAATAATGTCACATAACCATCCTGGAGGGAGCTTAGAGCCATCAGAAGAAGATCAAGCAGTAACGAAGAGCTTAGCAGCAGCATGTAGTACTGTAAGCGTAAAATTGTTTGACCATATTATCATCACAAGTGGAGGCTATTTCAGCTTTCGAGAAAATGGATTGTTATAG
- a CDS encoding Rpn family recombination-promoting nuclease/putative transposase yields the protein MALSKFLDPKNDISFKRIFGTEKNKDILIHFLNDILGFTGKSTIQDPDIASKKQSIVDVLCRDENGLQVIVEMQVAKTKGFEKRAQYYAAKAYSRQADKGDQYHDLKEIIFIAIADCILFPDKSEYKSKHTIRDEDTNEHDLKDFYFIFIELPKFPKTKEDQLSSIVEKWVYFFRYADETSEEELERIIGSDLIIKRAYEELNRFNWSEKEFIAYEQEIKRIRDEQAVLAQKLDDAKQEGRQEEKIEVAKNSLKAGVSIDVIAQITGLSHSEISQLKEKT from the coding sequence ATGGCTCTTTCGAAGTTTCTCGATCCAAAGAATGATATATCGTTCAAGCGCATCTTTGGCACTGAAAAAAATAAGGACATTCTTATTCACTTCCTTAATGATATCCTTGGCTTCACTGGCAAAAGTACAATACAGGATCCTGATATTGCTTCTAAAAAACAAAGCATTGTTGATGTTCTTTGTAGGGATGAAAATGGGCTACAAGTCATAGTCGAAATGCAGGTCGCTAAAACTAAGGGCTTTGAAAAACGTGCTCAATACTATGCTGCTAAAGCCTATTCAAGACAAGCCGATAAAGGTGATCAATACCATGACCTTAAAGAAATTATCTTTATTGCTATAGCAGATTGTATTTTATTTCCTGATAAGTCTGAGTATAAATCAAAGCATACTATTCGCGATGAAGATACTAATGAACATGATCTAAAAGATTTTTACTTTATATTTATTGAGTTGCCTAAATTTCCAAAAACCAAAGAAGATCAGCTTTCAAGTATAGTTGAAAAATGGGTATACTTTTTCAGATATGCAGACGAAACTAGTGAAGAAGAGCTAGAGAGAATAATAGGAAGTGATCTAATAATTAAAAGAGCATATGAAGAACTAAATAGATTCAACTGGTCAGAAAAAGAATTTATCGCCTATGAACAGGAGATCAAGCGTATTCGTGATGAACAGGCTGTCCTCGCTCAAAAACTCGATGATGCTAAACAAGAAGGTAGACAAGAAGAAAAAATCGAAGTTGCAAAAAACTCACTCAAGGCCGGTGTCTCTATTGATGTTATAGCTCAAATTACCGGTCTCTCTCATTCTGAAATTTCACAACTCAAAGAAAAAACATAA